A part of Homo sapiens chromosome 19 genomic scaffold, GRCh38.p14 alternate locus group ALT_REF_LOCI_6 HSCHR19LRC_LRC_T_CTG3_1 genomic DNA contains:
- the CNOT3 gene encoding CCR4-NOT transcription complex subunit 3 isoform 10 (isoform 10 is encoded by transcript variant 11) — translation MADKRKLQGEIDRCLKKVSEGVEQFEDIWQKLHNAANANQKEKYEADLKKEIKKLQRLRDQIKTWVASNEIKDKRQLIDNRKLIETQMERFKVVERETKTKAYSKEGLGLAQKVDPAQKEKEEVGQWLTNTIDTLNMQVDQFESEVESLSVQTRKKKGDKDQKQDRIEGLKRHIEKHRYHVRMLETILRMLDNDSILVDAIRKIKDDVEYYVDSSQDPDFEENEFLYDDLDLEDIPQALVATSPPSHSHMEDEIFNQSSSTPTSTTSSSPIPPSPANCTTENSEDDKKRGRSTDSEVSQSPAKNGSKPVHSNQHPQSPAVPPTYPSGPPPAASALSTTPGNNGVPAPAAPPSALGPKASPAPSHNSGTPAPYAQAVAPPAPSGPSTTQPRPPSVQPSGGGGGGSGGGGSSSSSNSSAGGGAGKQNGATSYSSVVADSPAEVALSSSGGNNASSQALGPPSGPHNPPPSTSKEPSAAAPTGAGGVAPGSGNNSGGPSLLVPLPVNPPSSPTPSFSDAKAAGALLNGPPQFSTAPEIKAPEPLSSLKSMAERAAISSGIEDPVPTLHLTERDIILSSTSAPPASAQPPLQLSEVNIPLSLGVCPLGPVPLTKEQLYQQAMEEAAWHHMPHPSDSERIRQYLPRNPCPTPPYHHQMPPPHSDTVEFYQRLSTETLFFIFYYLEGTKAQYLAAKALKKQSWRFHTKYMMWFQRHEEPKTITDEFEQGTYIYFDYEKWGQRKKEGFTFEYRYLEDRDLQ, via the exons ATGGCGGACAAGCGCAAACTCCAAG GTGAGATTGATCGCTGCCTCAAGAAGGTGTCCGAGGGCGTGGAGCAGTTTGAAGATATTTGGCAGAAG CTCCACAATGCAGCCAACGCGAACCAGAAAGAAAAGTATGAGGCTGACCTAAAGAAGGAGATTAAGAAGCTACAA CGGCTGAGGGACCAAATCAAGACATGGGTAGCGTCCAACGAGATCAAGGACAAGAGGCAGCTTATAGACAACCGCAAGCTCATTGAGACG CAAATGGAACGGTTCAAAGTTGTGGAACGAGAGACCAAAACCAAAGCTTACAGCAAAgagggcctgggcctggcccagaagGTAGATCCTGcccagaaggagaaggaagaggttgGCCAGTGGCTCACG aATACCATCGACACGCTCAACATGCAGGTGGACCAGTTTGAGAGTGAAGTGGAGTCACTGTCAGTGCAGACACGCAAGAAGAAGGGCGACAAGGAT CAGAAGCAGGACCGGATTGAGGGCTTGAAGCGGCACATCGAGAAGCACCGCTACCACGTGCGCATGCTAGAGACCATCCTGCGCATGCTGGACAATGACTCCATCCTCGTTGACGCCATCCGCAAGATCAAGGACGACGTTGAGTACTATGTTGACTCATCCCAGGACCCCGACTTCGAGGAGAACGAGTTTCTCTACGATGACCTGGACCTCGAGGACATTC CACAGGCGCTGGTCGCCACCTCCCCTCCCAGCCACAGCCACATGGAGGATGAGATCTTCAACCAGTCCAGCAGCACGCCCACCTCAACCACCTCCAGCTCTCCCATCCCGCCCAGCCCAGCCAACTGTACCACG GAAAACTCTGAAGATGATAAGAAGAGGGGACGTTCCACAGACAGTGAAGTCAGCCAG TCTCCAGCCAAAAACGGCTCCAAGCCTGTCCACAGCAACCAGCACCCTCAGTCCCCAGCTGTGCCGCCCACCTACCCCTCCGGCCCCCCGCCTGCTGCCTCTGCCTTGAGCACCACTCCTGGCAACAATGGGGTCCCCGCCCCCGCAGCACCCCCAAGTGCCCTGGGCCCCAAGGCCAGTCCAGCTCCCAGCCACAACTCGGGCACCCCTGCTCCCTATGCCCAGGCTGTGGCCCCACCAGCTCCCAGTGGGCCCAGCACGACCCAGCCCCGGCCCCCCAGCGTCCAGCCTAgcggaggcggaggcggcggCAGCGGAGGTGGAGGGAGCAGCAGCAGTAGTAACAGCAGTGCCGGTGGAGGGGCTGGCAAGCAGAATGGCGCCACCA GTTACAGCTCAGTTGTGGCAGACAGCCCGGCAGAGGTGGCTTTGAGCAGCAGTGGGGGCAACAATGCCAGCAGCCAGGCCTTGGGCCCCCCTTCCGGCCCCCACAACCCACCTCCCAGCACCTC GAAGGAACCCAGTGCGGCAGCCCCAACGGGGGCTGGGGGCGTGGCCCCAGGCTCAGGGAACAACTCAGGGGGACCCAGCCTCCTGGTGCCACTGCCTGTGAATCCTCCCAGCTCCCCAACGCCCAGCTTCAGTGATGCCAAGGCAGCCGGTGCCCTGCTCAATGGGCCTCCACAGTTCAGCACCGCCCCAGAAATCAAG GCCCCTGAGCCTCTGAGCTCCTTGAAGTCCATGGCGGAACGGGCAGCCATCAGCTCTGGCATTGAGGACCCTGTGCCAACGCTGCACCTGACCGAGCGAG aCATCATCCTGAGCAGTACATCAGCACCTCCGGCCTCAGCCCAGCCGCCCCTGCAGCTGTCAGAGGTGAACATACCGCTGTCGCTGGGTGTCTGTCCACTGGGCCCTGTGCCCCTCACCAAGGAGCAGCTCTATCAGCAGGCCATGGAAGAGGCCGCCTGGCACCACATGCCTCACCCCTCTGACTCTGAGCGTATTCG GCAGTACCTCCCCCGGAACCCCTGTCCGACGCCCCCCTACCACCACCAGATGCCACCCCCACACTCGGACACTGTGGAATTCTACCAGCGCCTGTCGACCGAGACACTCTTCTTCATCTTCTACTATCTGGAG GGCACTAAGGCACAGTATCTGGCAGCCAAGGCCCTAAAGAAGCAGTCATGGCGATTCCACACCAAGTACATGATGTGGTTCCAGAGGCACGAGGAGCCCAAGACCATCACTGACGAGTTTGAGCAG GGCACCTACATCTACTTTGACTACGAGAAGTGGGGCCAGCGGAAGAAGGAAGGCTTCACCTTTGAGTACCGCTACCTGGAGGACCGGGACCTCCAGTGA
- the CNOT3 gene encoding CCR4-NOT transcription complex subunit 3 isoform X2: MADKRKLQGEIDRCLKKVSEGVEQFEDIWQKLHNAANANQKEKYEADLKKEIKKLQRLRDQIKTWVASNEIKDKRQLIDNRKLIETQMERFKVVERETKTKAYSKEGLGLAQKVDPAQKEKEEVGQWLTNTIDTLNMQVDQFESEVESLSVQTRKKKGDKDKQDRIEGLKRHIEKHRYHVRMLETILRMLDNDSILVDAIRKIKDDVEYYVDSSQDPDFEENEFLYDDLDLEDIPQALVATSPPSHSHMEDEIFNQSSSTPTSTTSSSPIPPSPANCTTENSEDDKKRGRSTDSEVSQSPAKNGSKPVHSNQHPQSPAVPPTYPSGPPPAASALSTTPGNNGVPAPAAPPSALGPKASPAPSHNSGTPAPYAQAVAPPAPSGPSTTQPRPPSVQPSGGGGGGSGGGGSSSSSNSSAGGGAGKQNGATSYSSVVADSPAEVALSSSGGNNASSQALGPPSGPHNPPPSTSKEPSAAAPTGAGGVAPGSGNNSGGPSLLVPLPVNPPSSPTPSFSDAKAAGALLNGPPQFSTAPEIKAPEPLSSLKSMAERAAISSGIEDPVPTLHLTERDIILSSTSAPPASAQPPLQLSEVNIPLSLGVCPLGPVPLTKEQLYQQAMEEAAWHHMPHPSDSERIRQYLPRNPCPTPPYHHQMPPPHSDTVEFYQRLSTETLFFIFYYLEGTKAQYLAAKALKKQSWRFHTKYMMWFQRHEEPKTITDEFEQIPDHLLVHSLTAFSPGQGTYIYFDYEKWGQRKKEGFTFEYRYLEDRDLQ, encoded by the exons ATGGCGGACAAGCGCAAACTCCAAG GTGAGATTGATCGCTGCCTCAAGAAGGTGTCCGAGGGCGTGGAGCAGTTTGAAGATATTTGGCAGAAG CTCCACAATGCAGCCAACGCGAACCAGAAAGAAAAGTATGAGGCTGACCTAAAGAAGGAGATTAAGAAGCTACAA CGGCTGAGGGACCAAATCAAGACATGGGTAGCGTCCAACGAGATCAAGGACAAGAGGCAGCTTATAGACAACCGCAAGCTCATTGAGACG CAAATGGAACGGTTCAAAGTTGTGGAACGAGAGACCAAAACCAAAGCTTACAGCAAAgagggcctgggcctggcccagaagGTAGATCCTGcccagaaggagaaggaagaggttgGCCAGTGGCTCACG aATACCATCGACACGCTCAACATGCAGGTGGACCAGTTTGAGAGTGAAGTGGAGTCACTGTCAGTGCAGACACGCAAGAAGAAGGGCGACAAGGAT AAGCAGGACCGGATTGAGGGCTTGAAGCGGCACATCGAGAAGCACCGCTACCACGTGCGCATGCTAGAGACCATCCTGCGCATGCTGGACAATGACTCCATCCTCGTTGACGCCATCCGCAAGATCAAGGACGACGTTGAGTACTATGTTGACTCATCCCAGGACCCCGACTTCGAGGAGAACGAGTTTCTCTACGATGACCTGGACCTCGAGGACATTC CACAGGCGCTGGTCGCCACCTCCCCTCCCAGCCACAGCCACATGGAGGATGAGATCTTCAACCAGTCCAGCAGCACGCCCACCTCAACCACCTCCAGCTCTCCCATCCCGCCCAGCCCAGCCAACTGTACCACG GAAAACTCTGAAGATGATAAGAAGAGGGGACGTTCCACAGACAGTGAAGTCAGCCAG TCTCCAGCCAAAAACGGCTCCAAGCCTGTCCACAGCAACCAGCACCCTCAGTCCCCAGCTGTGCCGCCCACCTACCCCTCCGGCCCCCCGCCTGCTGCCTCTGCCTTGAGCACCACTCCTGGCAACAATGGGGTCCCCGCCCCCGCAGCACCCCCAAGTGCCCTGGGCCCCAAGGCCAGTCCAGCTCCCAGCCACAACTCGGGCACCCCTGCTCCCTATGCCCAGGCTGTGGCCCCACCAGCTCCCAGTGGGCCCAGCACGACCCAGCCCCGGCCCCCCAGCGTCCAGCCTAgcggaggcggaggcggcggCAGCGGAGGTGGAGGGAGCAGCAGCAGTAGTAACAGCAGTGCCGGTGGAGGGGCTGGCAAGCAGAATGGCGCCACCA GTTACAGCTCAGTTGTGGCAGACAGCCCGGCAGAGGTGGCTTTGAGCAGCAGTGGGGGCAACAATGCCAGCAGCCAGGCCTTGGGCCCCCCTTCCGGCCCCCACAACCCACCTCCCAGCACCTC GAAGGAACCCAGTGCGGCAGCCCCAACGGGGGCTGGGGGCGTGGCCCCAGGCTCAGGGAACAACTCAGGGGGACCCAGCCTCCTGGTGCCACTGCCTGTGAATCCTCCCAGCTCCCCAACGCCCAGCTTCAGTGATGCCAAGGCAGCCGGTGCCCTGCTCAATGGGCCTCCACAGTTCAGCACCGCCCCAGAAATCAAG GCCCCTGAGCCTCTGAGCTCCTTGAAGTCCATGGCGGAACGGGCAGCCATCAGCTCTGGCATTGAGGACCCTGTGCCAACGCTGCACCTGACCGAGCGAG aCATCATCCTGAGCAGTACATCAGCACCTCCGGCCTCAGCCCAGCCGCCCCTGCAGCTGTCAGAGGTGAACATACCGCTGTCGCTGGGTGTCTGTCCACTGGGCCCTGTGCCCCTCACCAAGGAGCAGCTCTATCAGCAGGCCATGGAAGAGGCCGCCTGGCACCACATGCCTCACCCCTCTGACTCTGAGCGTATTCG GCAGTACCTCCCCCGGAACCCCTGTCCGACGCCCCCCTACCACCACCAGATGCCACCCCCACACTCGGACACTGTGGAATTCTACCAGCGCCTGTCGACCGAGACACTCTTCTTCATCTTCTACTATCTGGAG GGCACTAAGGCACAGTATCTGGCAGCCAAGGCCCTAAAGAAGCAGTCATGGCGATTCCACACCAAGTACATGATGTGGTTCCAGAGGCACGAGGAGCCCAAGACCATCACTGACGAGTTTGAGCAG ATCCCAGACCACCTCCTCGTCCACTCACTGACCGCCTTCTCCCCCGGCCAGGGCACCTACATCTACTTTGACTACGAGAAGTGGGGCCAGCGGAAGAAGGAAGGCTTCACCTTTGAGTACCGCTACCTGGAGGACCGGGACCTCCAGTGA
- the CNOT3 gene encoding CCR4-NOT transcription complex subunit 3 isoform X6 produces MADKRKLQGEIDRCLKKVSEGVEQFEDIWQKLHNAANANQKEKYEADLKKEIKKLQRLRDQIKTWVASNEIKDKRQLIDNRKLIETQMERFKVVERETKTKAYSKEGLGLAQKVDPAQKEKEEVGQWLTNTIDTLNMQVDQFESEVESLSVQTRKKKGDKDKQDRIEGLKRHIEKHRYHVRMLETILRMLDNDSILVDAIRKIKDDVEYYVDSSQDPDFEENEFLYDDLDLEDIPQALVATSPPSHSHMEDEIFNQSSSTPTSTTSSSPIPPSPANCTTENSEDDKKRGRSTDSEVSQSPAKNGSKPVHSNQHPQSPAVPPTYPSGPPPAASALSTTPGNNGVPAPAAPPSALGPKASPAPSHNSGTPAPYAQAVAPPAPSGPSTTQPRPPSVQPSGGGGGGSGGGGSSSSSNSSAGGGAGKQNGATSYSSVVADSPAEVALSSSGGNNASSQALGPPSGPHNPPPSTSKEPSAAAPTGAGGVAPGSGNNSGGPSLLVPLPVNPPSSPTPSFSDAKAAGALLNGPPQFSTAPEIKAPEPLSSLKSMAERAAISSGIEDPVPTLHLTERDIILSSTSAPPASAQPPLQLSEVNIPLSLGVCPLGPVPLTKEQLYQQAMEEAAWHHMPHPSDSERIRQYLPRNPCPTPPYHHQMPPPHSDTVEFYQRLSTETLFFIFYYLEGTKAQYLAAKALKKQSWRFHTKYMMWFQRHEEPKTITDEFEQGTYIYFDYEKWGQRKKEGFTFEYRYLEDRDLQ; encoded by the exons ATGGCGGACAAGCGCAAACTCCAAG GTGAGATTGATCGCTGCCTCAAGAAGGTGTCCGAGGGCGTGGAGCAGTTTGAAGATATTTGGCAGAAG CTCCACAATGCAGCCAACGCGAACCAGAAAGAAAAGTATGAGGCTGACCTAAAGAAGGAGATTAAGAAGCTACAA CGGCTGAGGGACCAAATCAAGACATGGGTAGCGTCCAACGAGATCAAGGACAAGAGGCAGCTTATAGACAACCGCAAGCTCATTGAGACG CAAATGGAACGGTTCAAAGTTGTGGAACGAGAGACCAAAACCAAAGCTTACAGCAAAgagggcctgggcctggcccagaagGTAGATCCTGcccagaaggagaaggaagaggttgGCCAGTGGCTCACG aATACCATCGACACGCTCAACATGCAGGTGGACCAGTTTGAGAGTGAAGTGGAGTCACTGTCAGTGCAGACACGCAAGAAGAAGGGCGACAAGGAT AAGCAGGACCGGATTGAGGGCTTGAAGCGGCACATCGAGAAGCACCGCTACCACGTGCGCATGCTAGAGACCATCCTGCGCATGCTGGACAATGACTCCATCCTCGTTGACGCCATCCGCAAGATCAAGGACGACGTTGAGTACTATGTTGACTCATCCCAGGACCCCGACTTCGAGGAGAACGAGTTTCTCTACGATGACCTGGACCTCGAGGACATTC CACAGGCGCTGGTCGCCACCTCCCCTCCCAGCCACAGCCACATGGAGGATGAGATCTTCAACCAGTCCAGCAGCACGCCCACCTCAACCACCTCCAGCTCTCCCATCCCGCCCAGCCCAGCCAACTGTACCACG GAAAACTCTGAAGATGATAAGAAGAGGGGACGTTCCACAGACAGTGAAGTCAGCCAG TCTCCAGCCAAAAACGGCTCCAAGCCTGTCCACAGCAACCAGCACCCTCAGTCCCCAGCTGTGCCGCCCACCTACCCCTCCGGCCCCCCGCCTGCTGCCTCTGCCTTGAGCACCACTCCTGGCAACAATGGGGTCCCCGCCCCCGCAGCACCCCCAAGTGCCCTGGGCCCCAAGGCCAGTCCAGCTCCCAGCCACAACTCGGGCACCCCTGCTCCCTATGCCCAGGCTGTGGCCCCACCAGCTCCCAGTGGGCCCAGCACGACCCAGCCCCGGCCCCCCAGCGTCCAGCCTAgcggaggcggaggcggcggCAGCGGAGGTGGAGGGAGCAGCAGCAGTAGTAACAGCAGTGCCGGTGGAGGGGCTGGCAAGCAGAATGGCGCCACCA GTTACAGCTCAGTTGTGGCAGACAGCCCGGCAGAGGTGGCTTTGAGCAGCAGTGGGGGCAACAATGCCAGCAGCCAGGCCTTGGGCCCCCCTTCCGGCCCCCACAACCCACCTCCCAGCACCTC GAAGGAACCCAGTGCGGCAGCCCCAACGGGGGCTGGGGGCGTGGCCCCAGGCTCAGGGAACAACTCAGGGGGACCCAGCCTCCTGGTGCCACTGCCTGTGAATCCTCCCAGCTCCCCAACGCCCAGCTTCAGTGATGCCAAGGCAGCCGGTGCCCTGCTCAATGGGCCTCCACAGTTCAGCACCGCCCCAGAAATCAAG GCCCCTGAGCCTCTGAGCTCCTTGAAGTCCATGGCGGAACGGGCAGCCATCAGCTCTGGCATTGAGGACCCTGTGCCAACGCTGCACCTGACCGAGCGAG aCATCATCCTGAGCAGTACATCAGCACCTCCGGCCTCAGCCCAGCCGCCCCTGCAGCTGTCAGAGGTGAACATACCGCTGTCGCTGGGTGTCTGTCCACTGGGCCCTGTGCCCCTCACCAAGGAGCAGCTCTATCAGCAGGCCATGGAAGAGGCCGCCTGGCACCACATGCCTCACCCCTCTGACTCTGAGCGTATTCG GCAGTACCTCCCCCGGAACCCCTGTCCGACGCCCCCCTACCACCACCAGATGCCACCCCCACACTCGGACACTGTGGAATTCTACCAGCGCCTGTCGACCGAGACACTCTTCTTCATCTTCTACTATCTGGAG GGCACTAAGGCACAGTATCTGGCAGCCAAGGCCCTAAAGAAGCAGTCATGGCGATTCCACACCAAGTACATGATGTGGTTCCAGAGGCACGAGGAGCCCAAGACCATCACTGACGAGTTTGAGCAG GGCACCTACATCTACTTTGACTACGAGAAGTGGGGCCAGCGGAAGAAGGAAGGCTTCACCTTTGAGTACCGCTACCTGGAGGACCGGGACCTCCAGTGA
- the CNOT3 gene encoding CCR4-NOT transcription complex subunit 3 isoform X1 → MADKRKLQGEIDRCLKKVSEGVEQFEDIWQKLHNAANANQKEKYEADLKKEIKKLQRLRDQIKTWVASNEIKDKRQLIDNRKLIETQMERFKVVERETKTKAYSKEGLGLAQKVDPAQKEKEEVGQWLTNTIDTLNMQVDQFESEVESLSVQTRKKKGDKDQKQDRIEGLKRHIEKHRYHVRMLETILRMLDNDSILVDAIRKIKDDVEYYVDSSQDPDFEENEFLYDDLDLEDIPQALVATSPPSHSHMEDEIFNQSSSTPTSTTSSSPIPPSPANCTTENSEDDKKRGRSTDSEVSQSPAKNGSKPVHSNQHPQSPAVPPTYPSGPPPAASALSTTPGNNGVPAPAAPPSALGPKASPAPSHNSGTPAPYAQAVAPPAPSGPSTTQPRPPSVQPSGGGGGGSGGGGSSSSSNSSAGGGAGKQNGATSYSSVVADSPAEVALSSSGGNNASSQALGPPSGPHNPPPSTSKEPSAAAPTGAGGVAPGSGNNSGGPSLLVPLPVNPPSSPTPSFSDAKAAGALLNGPPQFSTAPEIKAPEPLSSLKSMAERAAISSGIEDPVPTLHLTERDIILSSTSAPPASAQPPLQLSEVNIPLSLGVCPLGPVPLTKEQLYQQAMEEAAWHHMPHPSDSERIRQYLPRNPCPTPPYHHQMPPPHSDTVEFYQRLSTETLFFIFYYLEGTKAQYLAAKALKKQSWRFHTKYMMWFQRHEEPKTITDEFEQIPDHLLVHSLTAFSPGQGTYIYFDYEKWGQRKKEGFTFEYRYLEDRDLQ, encoded by the exons ATGGCGGACAAGCGCAAACTCCAAG GTGAGATTGATCGCTGCCTCAAGAAGGTGTCCGAGGGCGTGGAGCAGTTTGAAGATATTTGGCAGAAG CTCCACAATGCAGCCAACGCGAACCAGAAAGAAAAGTATGAGGCTGACCTAAAGAAGGAGATTAAGAAGCTACAA CGGCTGAGGGACCAAATCAAGACATGGGTAGCGTCCAACGAGATCAAGGACAAGAGGCAGCTTATAGACAACCGCAAGCTCATTGAGACG CAAATGGAACGGTTCAAAGTTGTGGAACGAGAGACCAAAACCAAAGCTTACAGCAAAgagggcctgggcctggcccagaagGTAGATCCTGcccagaaggagaaggaagaggttgGCCAGTGGCTCACG aATACCATCGACACGCTCAACATGCAGGTGGACCAGTTTGAGAGTGAAGTGGAGTCACTGTCAGTGCAGACACGCAAGAAGAAGGGCGACAAGGAT CAGAAGCAGGACCGGATTGAGGGCTTGAAGCGGCACATCGAGAAGCACCGCTACCACGTGCGCATGCTAGAGACCATCCTGCGCATGCTGGACAATGACTCCATCCTCGTTGACGCCATCCGCAAGATCAAGGACGACGTTGAGTACTATGTTGACTCATCCCAGGACCCCGACTTCGAGGAGAACGAGTTTCTCTACGATGACCTGGACCTCGAGGACATTC CACAGGCGCTGGTCGCCACCTCCCCTCCCAGCCACAGCCACATGGAGGATGAGATCTTCAACCAGTCCAGCAGCACGCCCACCTCAACCACCTCCAGCTCTCCCATCCCGCCCAGCCCAGCCAACTGTACCACG GAAAACTCTGAAGATGATAAGAAGAGGGGACGTTCCACAGACAGTGAAGTCAGCCAG TCTCCAGCCAAAAACGGCTCCAAGCCTGTCCACAGCAACCAGCACCCTCAGTCCCCAGCTGTGCCGCCCACCTACCCCTCCGGCCCCCCGCCTGCTGCCTCTGCCTTGAGCACCACTCCTGGCAACAATGGGGTCCCCGCCCCCGCAGCACCCCCAAGTGCCCTGGGCCCCAAGGCCAGTCCAGCTCCCAGCCACAACTCGGGCACCCCTGCTCCCTATGCCCAGGCTGTGGCCCCACCAGCTCCCAGTGGGCCCAGCACGACCCAGCCCCGGCCCCCCAGCGTCCAGCCTAgcggaggcggaggcggcggCAGCGGAGGTGGAGGGAGCAGCAGCAGTAGTAACAGCAGTGCCGGTGGAGGGGCTGGCAAGCAGAATGGCGCCACCA GTTACAGCTCAGTTGTGGCAGACAGCCCGGCAGAGGTGGCTTTGAGCAGCAGTGGGGGCAACAATGCCAGCAGCCAGGCCTTGGGCCCCCCTTCCGGCCCCCACAACCCACCTCCCAGCACCTC GAAGGAACCCAGTGCGGCAGCCCCAACGGGGGCTGGGGGCGTGGCCCCAGGCTCAGGGAACAACTCAGGGGGACCCAGCCTCCTGGTGCCACTGCCTGTGAATCCTCCCAGCTCCCCAACGCCCAGCTTCAGTGATGCCAAGGCAGCCGGTGCCCTGCTCAATGGGCCTCCACAGTTCAGCACCGCCCCAGAAATCAAG GCCCCTGAGCCTCTGAGCTCCTTGAAGTCCATGGCGGAACGGGCAGCCATCAGCTCTGGCATTGAGGACCCTGTGCCAACGCTGCACCTGACCGAGCGAG aCATCATCCTGAGCAGTACATCAGCACCTCCGGCCTCAGCCCAGCCGCCCCTGCAGCTGTCAGAGGTGAACATACCGCTGTCGCTGGGTGTCTGTCCACTGGGCCCTGTGCCCCTCACCAAGGAGCAGCTCTATCAGCAGGCCATGGAAGAGGCCGCCTGGCACCACATGCCTCACCCCTCTGACTCTGAGCGTATTCG GCAGTACCTCCCCCGGAACCCCTGTCCGACGCCCCCCTACCACCACCAGATGCCACCCCCACACTCGGACACTGTGGAATTCTACCAGCGCCTGTCGACCGAGACACTCTTCTTCATCTTCTACTATCTGGAG GGCACTAAGGCACAGTATCTGGCAGCCAAGGCCCTAAAGAAGCAGTCATGGCGATTCCACACCAAGTACATGATGTGGTTCCAGAGGCACGAGGAGCCCAAGACCATCACTGACGAGTTTGAGCAG ATCCCAGACCACCTCCTCGTCCACTCACTGACCGCCTTCTCCCCCGGCCAGGGCACCTACATCTACTTTGACTACGAGAAGTGGGGCCAGCGGAAGAAGGAAGGCTTCACCTTTGAGTACCGCTACCTGGAGGACCGGGACCTCCAGTGA